In one Oryza glaberrima chromosome 2, OglaRS2, whole genome shotgun sequence genomic region, the following are encoded:
- the LOC127764131 gene encoding auxin-induced protein 15A-like produces the protein MMMGYFRAPRRKAAAAAEGESVRAALLVGGGGEEAAVPKGYFAVYVGAEARRFVVPTSYLRQPAFRGLMELAADEFGFAQEGGLRLPCREEDFQATVAALDARRRPASGGAIMSTMVKARSL, from the coding sequence ATGATGATGGGGTACTTCCGGGCgccgaggaggaaggcggcggcggcggcggagggggagagcGTGCGGGCGGcgctgctcgtcggcggcggcggcgaggaggcggcggtgccgaAGGGGTACTTCGCGGTGTACGTGggcgcggaggcgaggcggtTCGTGGTGCCGACGAGCTACCTCCGGCAGCCGGCGTTCCGGGGCCTcatggagctcgccgccgacgagttcGGCTTCGCCCAGGAGggcggcctccgcctcccctgCCGCGAGGAGGACTTCCaggccaccgtcgccgcgctcgacgcgcgccgccgcccggcgagcggcggcgcgatcATGAGCACCATGGTCAAGGCCAGGTCGTTGTAG
- the LOC127763864 gene encoding auxin-induced protein X15-like, with amino-acid sequence MGEQGGSASSNKIRDIVRLHQLLKRWKRAALAPKAGKNNNGGGASVPKGFFAVCVGEEMRRFVIPTEYLGHWAFEQLLRKAEEEFGFQHEGALRIPCDVEVFEGILRLVGRKDEKAAMCYSSSEHEILCR; translated from the coding sequence ATGGGAGAGCAAGGAGGCAGCGCAAGCAGCAACAAGATCAGGGACATTGTGAGGCTGCACCAGCTTCTCAAGAGGTGGAAGAGGGCTGCACTTGCACCAAAGGCCGGCAAGAACAACAATGGCGGCGGTGCATCGGTCCCGAAAGGGTTCTTCGCGGTGTGCGTCGGGGAGGAGATGAGGAGGTTTGTCATCCCCACAGAGTATCTTGGCCACTGGGCATTTGAGCAGCTACTCAGGAAGGCAGAGGAGGAGTTTGGGTTCCAGCATGAGGGAGCTCTGAGGATTCCATGTGATGTTGAGGTGTTTGAGGGTATCTTGAGGCTGGTTGGCAGGAAGGATGAGAAGGCAGCAATGTGCTACTCTTCTTCAGAGCATGAGATCTTGTGCAGATGA
- the LOC127764198 gene encoding uncharacterized protein LOC127764198 produces the protein MIRRFLYMVDLCGDNSLTQRLRRIDTSRLFYPKDQLPRASPSSSAAAAAVEDARLPPAAMGFSASMNFMRTSDDKIVTVDDTGRRAILYDPAAHTVRSLPPMASPKFLTVSLAVAGDLYVMVTPPHPDKVGGGEGRRPEYSFEALVHRERRSGWMTNADEEARHWRPMPPPPFVHDAAAGEIHGYAAIGDSHILVSTDRATYSFDTASAAWSKAGDWRLPFRGRAEHVPEHGLCVGFLEMDDTVLAAWDVSASPQPRAPAASVQSKGFSVASPGEWKGLAAPREVASHVVHLGGGKLCVAKVFWVVRRGTCSYPCCVGEHDKVKFAMLTGVEVVPGGGHGGKPRIVKHKSCRYRFGQYHPTHIL, from the coding sequence atgatccGGCGGTTCCTCTACATGGTCGACCTCTGCGGCGACAACTCGCTCACCCAGAGGCTACGCCGCATCGACACGTCACGTCTCTTCTACCCCAAGGATCAACTGCCCcgagcgtcgccgtcgtcgtcggcggcggcggcggcggtggaggacgcTCGCCTGCCTCCAGCCGCCATGGGCTTCAGCGCGTCGATGAACTTCATGCGCACGAGCGACGACAAGATCGTCACCGTCGACGacaccggccgccgcgccatcctCTACGACCCCGCCGCGCACACCGTCCGCTCGTTGCCCCCCATGGCATCGCCCAAGTTCTTGACCgtgtcgctcgccgtcgccggcgacctgtACGTCATGGTGACGCCACCTCATCCTGAcaaggtcggcggcggcgagggacggcggCCGGAGTATTCGTTCGAGGCGCTCGTCCACCGTGAACGCCGTTCCGGGTGGATGACGAATGCGGACGAGGAGGCGCGCCACTGGCGCcccatgccgccgcctccgttcgtgcacgacgccgccgccggcgagatccaCGGGTACGCGGCGATCGGCGACTCGCACATCCTGGTGTCCACCGACCGCGCCACCTACTCGTTCGAcacggcgagcgcggcgtggaGCAAGGCCGGCGACTGGAGGCTGCCGTTCCGCGGCCGCGCCGAGCATGTCCCCGAGCACGGCCTCTGCGTCGGCTTCCTGGAGATGGACGACACCGTCCTCGCCGCGTGGGACGTGTCCGCGTCCCCACAgccgcgggcgccggcggcgagcgtgcAGTCGAAGGGGTTCTCGGTGGCGAGCCCCGGCGAGTGGAAGGGCTTGGCGGCGCCGCGGGAGGTCGCGTCGCACGTCGtgcacctcggcggcggcaagctGTGCGTCGCCAAGGTGTTCTGGGTCGTTCGCCGCGGGACGTGCAGCTACCCTTGCTGCGTCGGCGAGCACGACAAGGTGAAATTCGCCATGCTCACCGGCGTCGAGGTGgtgcccggcggcggccatggcgggaaGCCCCGCATCGTCAAGCACAAGTCGTGCCGTTATAGATTCGGTCAATACCACCCCACTCATATACTCTAA